A stretch of the Drosophila sulfurigaster albostrigata strain 15112-1811.04 chromosome 2L, ASM2355843v2, whole genome shotgun sequence genome encodes the following:
- the LOC133850193 gene encoding mitochondrial import inner membrane translocase subunit TIM50-A has protein sequence MLNWTAWLRAMQQKAATKFPLPTSQTWCSVSNKLRSYNKREARISEQTSQQLHTEENTKPKQKSTAKSTAKAKPSPILGIYKNSKPKPSRWGYGYSLVVGGLCASVMWAIYEMGKPEQDQLGRSIEDELSGLSLPQQYLQRMWHSLQYYQKMLEEPLPIRLLPDVLQAPYVQPRYTLVLEMKDVLVHPDWTYQTGWRFKKRPGVDHFLKQCSKDFEIVVYTSEQGMTAFPILDALDPNGYIRYRLVRGATQVIDGQHIKNLNRLNRNLRRLIVVDWDRRAVPLHPDNIFAISRWMGNDDDVQLFDLAAFLSLIAEHQMDDVREVLHYYSQFEDPIEQFKENQRKLLELKQEKPDIEVKAKSR, from the exons ATGTTGAACTGGACAGCCTGGCTGCGGGCAATGCAGCAAAAGGCAGCCACAAAGTTCCCCTTGCCAACGAGCCAAACGTGGTGCAGCGTATCTAACAAGCTACGCAGCTACAACAAGCGCGAAGCGAGGATCAGCGAGCAGACAAGTCAACAACTACACACAGAGGAAAACACAAAGCcgaaacaaaaatcaacagcCAAGTCTACAGCCAAGGCGAAGCCATCGCCCATCCTCGGTATCTACAAAAACTCGAAGCCAAAGCCATCGCGATGGGGCTATGGCTACAGTCTGGTTGTGGGCGGACTTTGTGCCTCCGTGATGTGGGCCATCTACGAGATGGGCAAACCGGAGCAGGATCAGCTGGGACGGAGCATTGAGGATGAGCTGAGCGGATTGTCGCTGCCACAGCAGTACTTGCAACGCATGTGGCACTCGCTGCAGTACTATCAAAAGATGCTCGAGGAGCCGCTGCCCATTCGCCTACTACCTGACGTACTCCAGGCGCCTTATGTCCAGCCACGCTACACGCTCGTCCTGGAGATGAAGGATGTGCTGGTGCATCCCGATTGGACTTATCAGACGGGCTGGCGCTTCAAGAAGCGTCCGGGAGTCGATCACTTTCTCAAGCAGTGCAGCAAGGACTTTGAGATCGTTGTCTACACTTCGGAGCAGGGCATGACTGCGTTTCCCATTCTCGATGCCCTCGATCCGAATGGCTATATTCGCTATCGTCTAGTACGTGGCGCCACCCAAGTGATCGATGGTCAGCACATCAAGAATCTGAATCGTCTCAATCGCAATCTACGGCGACTCATCGTGGTTGACTGGGATCGTCGCGCTGTGCCGCTGCATCCCGATAACATTTTTGCCATCTCTCGTTGGATgggcaacgacgacgatgtgcAGCTCTTCGATTTGGCCGCGTTTCTCAGCCTAATTGCGGAGCATCAG ATGGACGATGTCAGAGAAGTGCTGCATTATTACAGTCAGTTTGAGGATCCCATCGAGCAGTTCAAAGAGAATCAGCGTAAGTTGCTCGAACTGAAGCAGGAAAAGCCCGACATCGAAGTGAAAGCTAAAAGTCGCTGA
- the LOC133850249 gene encoding uncharacterized protein LOC133850249 has product MDSYIMSRIDDHEIDCYHQYIAQTNYRCEQPEDEAHMMMLEPHGRVDRPHDTYNPVGVSTYSNAPQSFDAVAPQRAPARSNRQRASSVGTRNLNARNGLGSATAATQATRAPRADCGDYYNSLPGLSNYEQPRLQQQHPMRNRWLF; this is encoded by the exons ATGGACTCGTACATCATGTCCCGCATTGATGATCACGAAATTGAt TGTTATCATCAATATATCGCACAAACAAATTATCGTTGTGAGCAGCCAGAGGATGAAGCCCACATGATGATGCTCGAGCCCCACGGACGTGTCGATCGTCCTCACGACACTTACAATCCCGTGGGCGTCTCCACGTACTCAAATGCTCCGCAATCCTTTGACGCAGTCGCTCCGCAACGTGCCCCAGCTCGCAGTAATCGACAACGGGCTTCTTCAGTTGGAACTAGAAATCTAAATGCACGAAATGGACTCGG CTCTGCTACAGCAGCAACTCAAGCAACTCGAGCGCCTCGCGCTGATTGTGGCGACTATTACAACTCGTTGCCAG GTTTAAGCAATTATGAACAGCCTcgcttgcagcagcagcatccaaTGCGCAATCGTTGGCTTTTCTAA